In Rhodothermus marinus DSM 4252, a single genomic region encodes these proteins:
- a CDS encoding isochorismate synthase: MRRMDPSAVEGALPVCAPEELPRVLGSRIRRALRQPTAEIVQLRCPVAPLDLLAWLAAQPEPVRFYWADRENAEAVAALGAVLLHEATHPLTREALAPVEDRLRRADPGVRFYGGGRFDSRAPVAPHWEPFGAGRFWLPRFELRREANRYWLVCNLVPELDRERVETIVEALRALRWPEMPLTPELPLPLDRRDTPDQTGWMRNVARALDAFRRGQMEKVVLARQVQYAFGEALDGLALLQRLQEATPGCFHFYYQPEPGTAFLGASPERLFRRADGHVWSEAVAGTRPRGRTEADDARLAAELLQSEKDRREQYYVQQSIVEELRPLCEALDADPQLSEMTLARGRHLYTGIRGRLRPNVPTGALLEALHPTPAVGGYPRAAAMEAIRTWEPFDRGWYTGPIGWLGADAAEFAVAIRCGLVAGRHLYLYSGAGIVEGSVPTLEWDEIEHKISDFVNVLGLELRRS; this comes from the coding sequence ATGAGGCGCATGGATCCATCGGCGGTGGAAGGGGCGTTGCCCGTATGTGCCCCGGAGGAGCTGCCCCGGGTGCTGGGGAGCCGCATCCGGCGGGCTCTGCGTCAGCCCACCGCGGAAATTGTCCAACTGCGCTGTCCCGTCGCGCCGCTCGATCTGCTGGCCTGGCTGGCCGCCCAGCCGGAGCCTGTCAGATTCTACTGGGCCGATCGTGAAAACGCCGAGGCCGTGGCCGCACTGGGTGCGGTTCTGCTGCACGAAGCCACGCATCCGCTTACCCGCGAGGCGCTCGCGCCCGTGGAAGACCGACTCCGACGGGCCGACCCCGGTGTGCGGTTTTACGGCGGAGGACGTTTCGACAGCCGGGCGCCGGTGGCACCGCACTGGGAGCCGTTCGGCGCCGGGCGCTTCTGGCTCCCCCGCTTCGAACTCCGGCGCGAAGCGAACCGCTACTGGCTGGTCTGCAACCTGGTGCCCGAACTGGATCGGGAGCGGGTCGAGACGATCGTCGAGGCGCTGCGGGCGCTTCGCTGGCCCGAAATGCCGCTGACTCCCGAGCTGCCGTTGCCGCTGGATCGCCGGGACACGCCGGATCAGACGGGCTGGATGCGCAACGTCGCGCGTGCGCTGGACGCCTTCCGCCGGGGTCAGATGGAAAAAGTCGTACTGGCCCGTCAGGTACAGTACGCTTTCGGCGAGGCGCTCGATGGACTGGCCCTGCTGCAGCGCTTGCAGGAAGCCACGCCGGGCTGCTTCCATTTTTACTACCAACCTGAGCCTGGTACGGCCTTTCTGGGCGCCTCGCCGGAGCGGCTGTTCCGACGCGCCGACGGGCACGTCTGGAGCGAGGCCGTCGCCGGCACCCGTCCCCGTGGCCGCACGGAAGCCGACGACGCCCGGCTGGCCGCCGAGCTGCTCCAGAGCGAAAAAGATCGGCGCGAGCAGTACTACGTCCAGCAGAGCATCGTCGAAGAGCTGCGGCCGCTGTGCGAGGCGCTGGACGCCGATCCGCAGCTTTCCGAAATGACGCTGGCCCGCGGGCGGCATCTGTACACGGGCATTCGCGGGCGACTGCGGCCCAATGTGCCTACCGGCGCGTTGCTGGAGGCCTTGCATCCCACGCCGGCCGTCGGCGGCTACCCGCGGGCTGCGGCCATGGAGGCCATCCGCACCTGGGAGCCGTTCGACCGTGGCTGGTACACCGGTCCCATCGGCTGGCTGGGCGCCGACGCGGCCGAATTTGCCGTGGCCATTCGCTGCGGACTGGTGGCCGGACGCCATCTGTATCTTTATTCCGGCGCCGGAATCGTGGAGGGTTCGGTGCCCACGCTGGAATGGGACGAGATCGAGCACAAAATCAGCGACTTCGTGAACGTGCTGGGCCTTGAGCTTCGACGTTCGTAA
- the menD gene encoding 2-succinyl-5-enolpyruvyl-6-hydroxy-3-cyclohexene-1-carboxylic-acid synthase codes for MSFDVRNQQYWADRLIDELVRCGVTHFCIAPGSRSTPLVTAVARHPEARAIVHYDERGTAFLALGYGRATGRPAAWITTSGTAVANGFPAVVEASQDEIPLLLLTADRPPELRDTGANQTIDQVKLFGSYVRWHFELPVPDPDLDVALVQTTVAQAVYRSVRPPAGPVHLNCPFREPLIPAPGALPLLEAAGAPRTRYVAPVMAPDPQAVAELAAMLRSVARGLIVVGRLHTAEAAAAVEKLAERLGWPLLPDVTSGLRLGEGAFPRVPFAELLLAEPERAARTLQPEVVLHVGGRFVSKRLLQFVQAARLRAYVHVHDSPIRLDPAHRVTLRLEADVARTCAALCEALPEAAEPSLWARRWKQADEAVRERLQQQFQTEELAEPDVAWHLARWLPSTHGLVLASSLPVRLVHTWAAPDGTRPPVAANRGASGIDGTVATAAGFALGLARPVTLLIGDLALLHDLNSLALLRNRPVVVVALNNDGGGIFSFLPIARHSEVFEPYFGTPHGLQFAHAARMFGLDYEAPRTLAELEQAYRTACARSGATLIEVRTERARTHARWQELEAALADLREAFYEPLSS; via the coding sequence TTGAGCTTCGACGTTCGTAACCAGCAATACTGGGCCGATCGGCTCATTGACGAGTTGGTGCGCTGCGGTGTGACGCACTTCTGCATCGCGCCTGGCTCGCGCTCCACGCCGCTGGTCACGGCGGTGGCCCGCCACCCGGAAGCCCGCGCCATCGTCCACTACGACGAGCGGGGCACGGCCTTTCTGGCGCTGGGCTACGGCCGCGCTACCGGACGCCCCGCCGCCTGGATCACCACTTCGGGGACGGCCGTCGCCAACGGCTTTCCCGCCGTCGTCGAAGCCAGCCAGGACGAAATCCCGCTGCTGCTGCTCACGGCCGACCGTCCGCCGGAGCTGCGCGACACGGGCGCCAATCAGACGATCGATCAGGTCAAGCTCTTCGGAAGCTACGTGCGCTGGCACTTCGAGCTGCCCGTGCCCGACCCCGATCTGGACGTGGCGCTGGTGCAGACCACGGTGGCCCAGGCCGTCTATCGAAGCGTGCGTCCGCCGGCCGGCCCCGTGCATCTGAACTGCCCGTTCCGTGAGCCGTTGATTCCGGCACCCGGCGCGCTTCCTCTGCTCGAAGCCGCCGGGGCGCCTCGCACGCGCTATGTGGCGCCCGTCATGGCGCCCGATCCGCAGGCTGTCGCCGAACTGGCCGCCATGCTCCGGTCCGTGGCGCGTGGATTGATCGTGGTGGGCAGGCTGCACACGGCCGAAGCGGCGGCTGCCGTCGAAAAGCTGGCCGAACGTCTGGGCTGGCCGCTGTTGCCCGACGTGACCTCCGGGTTGCGCCTGGGCGAGGGAGCCTTTCCGCGGGTGCCGTTTGCCGAGCTGCTGCTGGCCGAGCCGGAGCGGGCAGCCCGCACGCTGCAACCGGAAGTCGTGCTGCACGTGGGCGGGCGCTTCGTCTCCAAACGCCTGCTGCAATTCGTGCAGGCCGCCCGGCTACGCGCGTACGTTCACGTGCACGACAGTCCGATCCGGCTCGACCCGGCGCATCGCGTGACGCTTCGGCTGGAGGCGGACGTTGCCCGCACCTGCGCGGCGCTGTGCGAGGCGTTGCCGGAGGCGGCCGAACCATCCCTCTGGGCCCGGCGCTGGAAGCAGGCCGACGAAGCCGTTCGGGAACGGCTGCAGCAGCAGTTCCAGACGGAGGAGCTGGCCGAACCGGACGTCGCCTGGCATCTGGCCCGATGGTTACCCTCCACGCACGGGCTGGTACTGGCCAGCAGCCTGCCTGTCCGGCTCGTGCACACCTGGGCCGCACCCGACGGCACCCGACCGCCGGTGGCCGCCAACCGGGGCGCCAGCGGCATCGACGGCACGGTGGCCACGGCGGCCGGCTTTGCGCTGGGACTGGCGCGTCCCGTCACGCTGCTCATCGGCGATCTGGCGCTGCTGCACGACCTGAACAGCCTGGCACTGTTGCGCAACCGGCCCGTCGTGGTGGTAGCGCTGAACAACGACGGCGGGGGAATCTTTTCATTTCTACCGATTGCCCGCCATTCCGAAGTGTTCGAGCCGTATTTCGGGACGCCGCACGGCCTGCAGTTTGCGCACGCGGCCCGCATGTTCGGGCTGGACTACGAGGCGCCCCGTACGCTGGCCGAACTGGAACAGGCCTACCGCACCGCCTGCGCACGTTCGGGCGCCACGCTGATCGAAGTGCGCACCGAGCGCGCTCGCACCCACGCCCGCTGGCAGGAGCTGGAAGCGGCGCTGGCCGACCTCCGGGAAGCCTTCTACGAACCGCTCAGCTCCTGA